From Salarias fasciatus chromosome 12, fSalaFa1.1, whole genome shotgun sequence, the proteins below share one genomic window:
- the LOC115397811 gene encoding RNA exonuclease 1 homolog, with protein MFPSCGIFGNVSCPVARRGLCERPHCFYKHGASARDEVDGSAGDSEGVQNGNLCAASGTPVSVETQDDGFHELERINKEIETVRQEVEVEQRRLSGCQTAQERSTKHGPSLKYAPYSTKVDGGPSNLYKTAKAKYVVDNSRPRTDLEYDPLSNFSAALRCHNSSAEEQKVKNLKRAIMLRLQIVCGPADLPRTPASNLPHRHEDGVHSHTPEERAQLLVRDIKKMSSEVPRPTRDYVPLTRTSSVIHLGDAGAASHTRQVLSTYSNLTDEVKSSSKPHHPPLKTEDDVIVISSGDEEEHSYSDIELSDCDPMEECYRIFMEANEGDAPNEDNMSSEDESKPAEKVAPLPLAGKKRVAHEASHTEPVAKSRLQPQVLVPFRGPVASGSGSQPPLASKIKQIQQTACVAHTASVNRGQAPLKKPETQSTPPALTPPLKAAAPQNAYLNPLPGRGTVIAIDSNLHLLVPDGAVALPVNPTAVPASILTPIGRAPAGPMPPPAVTSVPGKRKPKHFETAKDKVPHDVRQRYVNMFTEEFLKTTPNVNEAFQKALTEEKVVYSRSMNKVKYQSVAVNALKRLRNQSTVVTTVDNEVKSGRLRGNIPLNLKKLYSNADDVDLYKALKDYILTDERLIENNYPILNPERRGCAVLFSGSKRASTDPLKRICCRCGATYSVNRAGKHVRQEECTYHYGRGVTKRVPGGVETRYSCCEGVMGAPGCQVFKLHVHDFLSLEGFVSTAPSSPSDTSCPGVFSLDCARCYTVNGLELSRVTVVDSSLQVVYDTFVKPSGEVIDYNTRFSGISKEDVKGTSTSFTEVQQTLMSFISADTVLIGHSLETALCLLKLLHNTVVDTSEVFPHRLGPPNKLSLNKLTAEYLRKIIQESACGHDTAEDAAACMELMLWKAKEDGKLKK; from the exons ATGTTTCCCTCCTGTGGTATTTTCGGTAACGTCAGCTGCCCTGTCGCCCGTCGCGGGCTTTGTGAGAGGCCGCATTGTTTCTATAAGCATGGAGCCAGCGCGAGGGATGAGGTCGATGGCTCGGCAGGAGACTCTGAAG GAGTCCAGAACGGAAATCTGTGTGCTGCCTCTGGAACGCCGGTCAGCGTTGAGACCCAGGATGACGGTTTCCACGAGCTGGAGCGGATCAACAAGGAGATAGAAACCGTAAGGCAGGAGGTGGAAGTGGAGCAGAGACGACTGTCGGGCTGCCAGACTGCACAGGAACGCTCTACAAAACATGGACCTTCTTTAAAGTATGCTCCTTATAGTACCAAAGTAGACGGAGGCCCTTCAAACCTGTATAAAACGGCCAAGGCGAAGTACGTGGTTGATAACTCCAGACCAAGGACTGATTTAGAGTATGATCCTCTGTCCAACTTTTCTGCTGCTTTACGGTGTCACAACTCATCAGCTGAGGAGCAAAAGGTCAAAAAC CTGAAGAGGGCGATCATGCTGAGATTGCAGATTGTTTGTGGTCCGGCAGATCTTCCCAGG ACTCCGGCCAGTAACTTGCCACACAGGCACGAAGACGGGGTTCACAGCCACACTCCTGAAGAAAGAGCTCAGTTATTGGTGCGGGACATCAAGAAAATGTCAAGTGAAGTTCCAAGACCGACACGGGATTATGTTCCACTGACCCGCACTTCGTCAGTCATCCACCTGGGGGATGCGGGGGCAGCCTCGCACACCAGACAGGTTCTCTCAACGTATTCAAACTTGACTGATGAAGTTAAATCTTCATCTAAGCCTCATCACCCACCATTGAAGACGGAGGACGATGTTATTGTAATCAGCTCTGGAGATGAGGAAGAACACAGCTATTCCGACATCGAGCTGTCGGATTGCGACCCGATGGAGGAATGCTACAGGATCTTCATGGAGGCAAATGAAGGAGACGCCCCAAATGAAGataat ATGAGCTCTGAGGATGAGTCAAAGCCGGCAGAAAAGGTGGCACCACTGCCCTTAGCAGGAAAGAAGAGGGTGGCTCATGAGGCTTCACATACAGAG CCAGTGGCTAAGAGTAGACTTCAGCCTCAGGTTTTGGTCCCCTTCCGTGGACCAGTAGCCTCAGGATCTGGCTCCCAGCCGCCGCTTGCTTCCAAAATCAAGCAGATACAACAGACGGCATGTGTTGCGCACACTGCTTCAGTTAACCGTGGTCAGGCACCTCTAAAGAAGCCGGAGACACAGAGCACACCTCCTGCTTTGACTCCACCTTTAaaggctgctgctcctcaaAATG CTTATTTGAACCCCTTGCCTGGTAGAGGGACTGTTATTGCAATCGACAGCAATTTGCACTTACTGGTTCCCGATGGCGCCGTCGCTTTACCCGTCAACCCTACTGCAGTTCCAGCTTCAATACTCACCCCCATCGGTCGAGCCCCGGCCGGTCCGATGCCCCCCCCTGCAGTTACG TCAGTTCCTGGGAAGCGGAAACCGAAGCATTTCGAAACGGCCAAAGACAAAGTTCCACATGACGTTCGACAGCGCTACGTCAATATGTTCACAGAGGAGTTCCTCAAAACCACTCCCAATGTTAACGAGGCCTTTCAGAAA GCTCTCACGGAGGAGAAGGTTGTGTACAGTCGCAGTATGAACAAAGTGAAATATCAGAGTGTCGCCGTGAACGCTCTGAAGAGGCTGAGGAACCAAAGTACCGTTGTCACTACTG TTGACAATGAAGTGAAGAGTGGAAGGCTGAGAGGCAACATACCACTTAACTTAAAGAAGCTTTACAGCAATG CAGATGATGTGGACTTATACAAGGCTCTGAAGGATTATATTTTGACTGATGAGAGGCTAATTGAGAACAACTATCCTATCCTGAACCCAGAGAGACGTGGGTGTGCTGTTCTGTTTTCTGGCAGTAAGAGAGCGAGCACAGACC CCCTCAAGAGGATCTGCTGCCGATGCGGGGCGACGTACTCTGTCAACCGAGCAGGCAAGCACGTTCGTCAGGAAGAGTGTACTTACCATTATGGGAGAGGAGTGACAAAGAGAG TTCCAGGTGGAGTGGAGACCCGCTACAGCTGCTGTGAGGGAGTCATGGGCGCCCCAGGGTGTCAGGTATTCAAG ttgCACGTCCACGACTTCCTCAGCCTGGAGGGGTTTGTGTCTACCGCTCCCAGCTCTCCCTCAGACACGAGCTGTCCTGGAGTCTTCTCCTTGGACTGTGCAAGG TGTTACACCGTTAATGGACTGGAGCTGTCCAGAGTGACTGTGGttgactccagtcttcaggtTGTCTATGACACATTTGTCAAACCCTCCGGTGAAGTGATAGACTATAATACCAG GTTTTCAGGTATCAGTAAAGAGGATGTGAAGGGTACCAGCACTTCCTTCACAGAGGTCCAACAGACCTTGATGAGTTTCATCAGTGCTGACACCGTTCTGATTGGACACAGTCTGGAAACGGCACTTTGTTTACTGAAG TTGCTCCATAATACGGTGGTGGACACGTCGGAGGTCTTTCCCCACCGTCTCGGCCCCCCCAACAAACTTAGCCTGAACAAACTCACAGCTGAATACCTCAGGAAGATCATACAAGAGAGTG CTTGTGGCCATGACACTGCAGAGGATGCTGCAGCCTGCATGGAGCTGATGCTGTGGAAGGCCAAAGAGGAtggaaaactgaagaaataa
- the LOC115398046 gene encoding UDP-glucuronosyltransferase 2A2, protein MELRFSACVLLVLCVTWGVNGGNVLVWYTEGSHWINMKPLLEKLVDGGHRVTVLVPSASLFMNSSEPSRFHYERVESSLSIEVMEKFMEEFLHFSIYEMEHMGYVQMYLRFMELFRINLKFALGNLDGVVKSEEVMMKLKRGNFDVLLADPIMPGSELVADILGIPLVYSVRFTMAHHFERYCGQVPAPPSFVPGAMSKLTDRMDFWERVWNFIFYAVQDVVLNHIYWKTVDSYYSAVRGKPTSACELMGKADIWLIRTYWDFDFPRPLLPNFKYVGGIHCKPAKPLPKDIEEFVQSSGDAGIVIFTLGSFIRNITTEKGNMIASALAQIPQKVLWKYSGQAPETLGPNTKIFNWIPQNDLLGHPKTRAFVTHGGSNGIYEAIYHGVPMVGIPMFADQPHNLIHMKAKGVAVMLNLNSLTAEDFRDAINTVINDKSYKENAMRLSSIHHDKPLSPLDEGVFWIEFAIRNNGAKHLRVQAHELTWYQYHCLDVFAFLLALILTIVFIFIKACSFCLRKCCGRKTKTKSE, encoded by the exons ATGGAGCTGCGTTTCTCCGCCTgcgtcctgctggtcctctgcgTGACCTGGGGAGTGAATGGAGGGAACGTCCTGGTGTGGTACACCGAGGGCAGCCACTGGATTAACATGAAGCcactgctggagaagctggtgGACGGGGGCCACCGGGTGACGGTGCTGGTCCCCAGCGCATCGCTGTTCATGAACAGCAGTGAACCCTCCCGCTTTCACTACGAACGAGTCGAGTCCTCCCTCTCAATAGAGGTCATGGAGAAGTTCATGGAGGAGTTCCTGCATTTCTCCATCTATGAGATGGAGCATATGGGCTACGTACAGATGTACCTGCGATTCATGGAGCTGTTCAGGATTAACTTGAAGTTTGCTCTGGGGAACCTGGACGGCGTGGTGAAATCTGAAGAAGTCATGATGAAGCTGAAGCGAGGAAACTTCGACGTTCTTCTGGCCGACCCCATCATGCCAGGCAGCGAGTTGGTGGCAGATATTTTGGGCATTCCTCTGGTCTACTCCGTACGCTTCACCATGGCTCATCACTTCGAGCGGTACTGCGGCCAGGTGCCCGCCCCGCCTTCCTTCGTCCCCGGTGCTATGAGCAAACTGACGGACCGCATGGACTTCTGGGAACGAGTGTGGAACTTTATATTCTACGCTGTGCAGGATGTTGTGCTAAATCATATTTATTGGAAGACTGTGGATTCGTATTACTCTGCAGTGAGAG GAAAGCCCACCAGTGCCTGTGAGTTAATGGGCAAGGCAGACATATGGTTAATACGAACCTACTGGGATTTTGACTTCCCTCGACCTTTACTCCCCAACTTCAAATACGTTGGTGGGATCCACTGTAAACCTGCTAAACCATTACCAAAG GATATAGAAGAATTCGTGCAGAGTTCTGGAGACGCCGGCATCGTCATCTTCACTCTGGGATCCTTCATCAGGAACATCACCACAGAGAAGGGAAACATGATAGCATCAGCGCTCGCTCAGATCCCACAAAAG gtgctGTGGAAATACAGTGGACAAGCACCAGAAACTCTTGGTCCCAACACCAAAATATTCAACTGGATCCCTCAGAACGACCTCCTGG GTCACCCTAAGACCAGAGCGTTTGTCACTCACGGCGGCTCCAACGGGATCTATGAGGCCATCTACCACGGCGTCCCCATGGTGGGAATTCCCATGTTCGCTGATCAGCCACACAACTTGATCCACATGAAGGCTAAAGGAGTGGCAGTCATGTTGAACCTGAACTCCTTGACGGCCGAGGACTTCAGAGACGCCATCAACACAGTGATCAACGACAAATC GTACAAGGAAAACGCCATGCGGCTGTCCAGTATCCACCACGACAAACCACTAAGTCCCCTAGATGAGGGGGTGTTCTGGATCGAGTTCGCCATTAGAAACAATGGGGCCAAACACCTGAGGGTCCAGGCCCACGAGCTCACCTGGTACCAGTATCACTGCCTGGACGTCTTCGCCTTCCTGCTCGCCCTGATCCTGACCATcgttttcatcttcatcaagGCCTGCAGTTTCTGCCTGAGGAAATGCTGCggcaggaaaacaaagacaaagtcTGAGTAA